A genomic stretch from Coregonus clupeaformis isolate EN_2021a chromosome 23, ASM2061545v1, whole genome shotgun sequence includes:
- the LOC121536378 gene encoding collagen alpha-2(IV) chain, translating into MKFEVRMSGAMQATHERELKNRRFLLLCFSVAAILASGVDAGGKKYSGPCGGRDCSGGCKCFPEKGARGQPGLLGYQGPQGPPGHLGEPGVQGVQGEKGDRGRGGFIGPKGAVGMTGVPGFSGSDGIPGHPGQAGPRGTPGADGCNGTHGDSGLAGQPGYDGQPGYKGQAGRKGQKGDTLELSVFMERFRGDSGQPGYPGIVGPQGYPGRSGYRGLPGPQGPPGFPGLPGPKGTMTKVLKGVKGEVGDAGEPGPQGNSTHSQTRPFTGPNGRKGEKGLKGDTGPEADNKGETGVMGMPGQRGVPGRDGEQGLRGDLGEPGLRGRDGEKGARGEPGELIYYDGPSGGRDRVGPPGPPGQLGPQGQRGLQGEKGLPGRAGPPARKDHDQQQVLDLWGPFGEPGVKGEMGAPGELGIPALSPGPPGINGLPGLRGPPGPPGSWADFYKGFAGPRGRPGSAGRKGLKGDHGLCECNIVHSPPGLPGPAGSQGDPGMSGEVGQQGESGEPGPSGVIGLPGFPGATGQPGPKGRKGEFTQAKEKGYAGDSGDPGATGDPGLQGFPGPSGINGFPGSRGPSGDAPAGLTGEKGYPGRPGLPGLLGQMGEPGRVLGATKGVRGLQGDDGERGQAGIEGRAGDPGVSGCSPRGDGEQNDITGNCDALPGPPGVPGPPGPHGLEGFPGLPGQKGTTGPLGDEGAKGEIGEQGRGGSPGYPGFIGPRGDLGQPGSKGNPGTQGLPGQQGRNGEPGEKGPHGEIWGASTGQPGEVGLPGEQGPKGFSGEPGNEGYPGMGGMPGMIGFKGDVGPSGLQGEKGRPGAAGMYGWPGVPGQAGVPGPTGSTGQPGLSGDRGDQGDPGTPGPIGLKGTPGEFGSLGAEGNTGEQGDPGVPGPTGHSGLPGFKGIKGSRGMSGFGGQPGESGLKGFSGQKGETGIPGEFGQKGNMGYYGSKGDRGLRGPTGEKPHIPRQIIKDMKGTKGEDGIPGQIGFTGPRGPKGFPGVPGMEGYHGVPGDPSDEKGFPGNPGAQGLPGPKGMPGPTGSNGISGFPGMSGHRGDKGNPGAYGSSGDPGVKGVKGEGGDVIDMPGSTGLRGEDGFPGVSGQKGYIGIPGDRGGGGFHGIEGMKGGPGEPGTGGPIGSDGQQGFPGNQGTKGWPGVPGESGTHGQPGFPGQRGFPGLKGIFGLDGLKGQKGIPGLPGQDNFGTPGDPGSKGARGETGIPNSEVGTPGSLGLKGVQGQPGDQGQVGPPGFPGPQGPQGTSDRPGPSGDPGFPGPKGQSGFPGTRGFPGEPSPYGEKGLAGQYGFPGFPGLKGKQGDQGPSGYKGQSGVSGKKGVKGDQGMMGIPGRSGFQGDRGPSGPKGNTGLTGYPGAPGNQGPAPLPPRMPGERGAPGPQGIQGPEGVRGETGPKGPPGDPGYFGPQGQKGMPGLGGRPGTPGYRGNVGGRGHLGLQGVEGHRGNPGTTGLPGMPGRSVSVGYLLVKHSQSEQTPMCPVGMSKLWDGYSLLYFEGQEKAHNQDLGLAGSCLPRFNTMPFLYCNPGDVCYYASRNDKSYWLSTTAPLPMMPVEEGEIKPYISRCSVCEAPSVAIAVHSQDITIPQCPAGWRSLWIGYSFLMHTAAGDEGGGQSLSSPGSCLEDFRTTPFIECNGAKGTCHYFANKHSFWLTSIEESFHAEPASETLKAGQLLSRISRCQVCMKNL; encoded by the exons GGCCAGCCTGGTCTTCTTGGTTATCAGGGCCCCCAGGGGCCTCCAGGACATCTAGGGGAGCCAGGAGTCCAGGGAGTCCAGGGAGAGAAGGGCGACCGGGGCAGAGGAGGCTTCATCGGCCCCAAGGGTGCTGTG GGGATGACTGGTGTTCCTGGGTTTTCCGGGTCGGACGGTATTCCT GGCCACCCAGGACAGGCTGGGCCTCGTGGAACACCTGGAGCAGACGGGTGCAACGGAACACACGGAGACTCAGGGTTGGCAGGGCAACCAGGCTACGATGGCCAGCCCGGGTATAAA GGTCAGGCGGGCAGGAAGGGCCAGAAGGGAGACACTCTGGAGCTGAGTGTGTTCATGGAGCGCttcagg GGAGATTCAGGGCAGCCTGGATATCCTGGAATAGTT ggtcCTCAGGGTTACCCAGGTCGGTCTGGCTACAGAGGACTCCCAGGACCACAg GGCCCACCAGGGTTTCCTGGCCTTCCTGGGCCAAAG GGCACCATGACCAAAGTGTTGAAGGGGGTCAAAGGAGAAGTT GGTGACGCTGGAGAGCCTGGTCCTCAAGGGAATTCCACCCATTCCCAGACACGCCCATTTACTGGACCCAAT GGGAGAAAGGGTGAGAAAGGGTTAAAAGGTGATACTGGTCCTGAG GCTGACAACAAAGGAGAGACTGGTGTTATGGGGATGCCTGGGCAACGG GGAGTCCCTGGTCGGGATGGAGAGCAAGGACTGAGG ggggaCCTGGGAGAACCAGGACTGAGgggcagagatggtgaaaag GGTGCCAGAGGAGAACCAGGAGAGCTGATCTATTATGATGGTCCCTCAGGAGGGCGGGACAGAG TTGGTCCCCCTGGTCCTCCTGGACAGCTGGGTCCCCAGGGCCAGAGGGGTCTGCAGGGGGAGAAAGGTCTTCCAGGCCGCGCTGGACCTCCTGCTAGGAAGGATCATGATCAACAACAAG TGCTGGATCTGTGGGGTCCGTTCGGAGAGCCAGGGGTAAAGGGAGAGATGGGCGCACCTGGAGAGCTTGGTATCCCTGCCCTCAGCCCCGGACCCCCAGGTATCAACGGCCTGCCTGGGCTCAGGGGCCCACCTGGACCACCAGGATCAT GGGCGGACTTCTACAAGGGATTTGCAGGGCCGAGAGGGCGGCCAGGCTCTGCGGGAAGAAAAGGACTGAAAG GTGATCACGGGTTGTGCGAGTGCAACATTGTCCACTCCCCGCCGGGCCTGCCCGGCCCTGCTGGTAGCCAAGGCGACCCTGGAATGAGTGGCGAGGTTGGTCAGCAGGGAGAGTCAGGAGAGCCAGGACCCTCAGGTGTCATCGGACTGCCT GGGTTCCCTGGTGCCACAGGACAACCGGGTCCAAAGGGCAGGAAGGGCGAGTTCACTCAGGCCAAAGAGAAAG GATATGCCGGTGACTCAGGAGACCCAGGTGCAACAGGTGACCCAGGATTGCAGGGCTTCCCTGGGCCCAGTGGGATCAATGGATTCCCTGGGAGTCGTGGTCCTTCA GGGGATGCACCTGCTGGGCTCACTGGAGAAAAAGGTTATCCGGGCCGGCCGGGTCTGCCTGGGTTGTTGGGACAGATGGGAGAACCAGGACGCGTTCTAGGTGCGACTAAAGGGGTCCGAGGGTTGCAAGGCGATGATGGGGAGCGAGGTCAAGCTGGTATCGAAGGTCGAGCTGGAGATCCAG gagtgtcTGGCTGTAGTCcgagaggagatggagaacagAATGACATCACAG GCAATTGTGATGCCTTACCCGGACCACCCGGTGTGCCAGGACCACCAGGACCCCACGGGTTAGAGGGTTTCCCAG GTCTCCCAGGTCAGAAAGGAACAACAGGTCCACTTGGAGATGAGGGGGCCAAAGGAGAGATAGGAGAGCAAGGCAGAGGAGGGTCACCTGGATATCCAG GTTTTATCGGCCCCCGTGGAGACCTGGGTCAGCCCGGCTCAAAGGGTAATCCTGGAACCCAAGGTCTCCCAGGTCAACAAGGTCGGAACGGGGAGCCAGGAGAGAAGGGACCTCACGGGGAGATCTGGGGCGCGTCGACTGGACAACCTGGAGAAGTGGGTCTTCCTGGAGAGCAGGGACCAAAAGGATTCAGCGGAGAACCTGGAAACGAGGGCTACCCAG gGATGGGTGGCATGCCTGGGATGATTGGGTTCAAGGGCGACGTGGGTCCTTCAGGTCTGCAGGGGGAGAAAGGAAGACCGGGAGCTGCTGGGATGTACGGCTGGCCAGGTGTACCCGGACAGGCTGGTGTCCCTGGACCAACAGGAAGCACTggacaaccag GTTTGAGCGGAGACAGGGGTGATCAGGGGGATCCTGGCACCCCAGGGCCAATAGGACTGAAGGGGACACCGGGGGAGTTTGGTAGTCTGGGTGCTGAGGGAAACACCGGAGAGCAGGGTGACCCCGGAGTGCCAGGACCTACAGGACACTCTGGTCTGCCAGGGTTCAAGG GTATCAAAGGTTCTCGTGGCATGTCAGGGTTTGGAGGACAGCCCGGTGAGTCGGGCCTGAAGGGCTTCTCTGGACAGAAAGGAGAGACTGGCATTCCCGGCGAATTTGGACAGAAAGGAAACATGGGCTACTATGGTTCAAAGG GTGACCGTGGTCTGAGGGGTCCAACTGGCGAGAAGCCCCACATCCCTCGTCAGATCATCAAAGACATGAAGGGGACAAAGGGAGAAGATGGAATCCCAGGGCAGATCGGTTTCACTGGACCCAGAG GTCCTAAAGGTTTTCCCGGTGTTCCGGGAATGGAGGGTTACCACGGCGTTCCCGGAGACCCCAGCGATGAGAAGGGTTTCCCAGGCAACCCAGGAGCGCAGGGACTTCCGGGGCCAAAAGGAATGCCGGGTCCAACCGGATCAAACGGAATCAGTGGCTTTCCCGGGATGTCTGGTCACAGG gGGGATAAAGGTAACCCCGGTGCCTACGGATCCTCAGGAGATCCAGGAGTGAAGGGTGTCAAAG GTGAGGGGGGTGACGTAATCGACATGCCCGGATCCACAGGACTGAGGGGGGAGGATGGTTTCCCTGGGGTTTCAG GTCAGAAGGGCTACATTGGGATTCCAGGAGACAGGGGCGGTGGAGGTTTCCATGGTATCGAGGGCATGAAGGGGGGGCCAGGTGAACCTGGCACAGGAGGACCTATAG GATCTGATGGTCAACAAGGGTTTCCAGGCAACCAGGGTACGAAGGGATGGCCTGGGGTCCCCGGAGAATCAGGCACACATGGACAACCAGGTTTCCCCGGAcagagag GTTTCCCTGGACTAAAGGGTATATTCGGACTGGATGGGCTGAAGGGTCAGAAGGGCATCCCTGGACTTCCAGGTCAGGATAACTTTGGAACCCCAGGTGACCCCGGTTCTaagggagcgagaggagagacaggtataCCCAACTCCGAGGTCGGGACACCAGGATCGCTGGGTTTGAAGGGAGTTCAAGGACAACCAG GTGACCAGGGCCAGGTGGGACCCCCAGGGTTTCCGGGCCCCCAAGGGCCACAGGGCACCTCAGACAGACCCGGACCATCAGGAGACCCTGGCTTCCCTGGACCCAAAGGACAGTCAG GTTTCCCTGGGACCCGTGGTTTCCCTGGTGAGCCCTCTCCGTACGGAGAGAAGGGTTTAGCTGGCCAGTATGGCTTCCCTGGATTCCCTGGTCTGAAAGGAAAGCAGGGGGATCAGGGACCATCAGGATACAAAGGACAGAGCGGAGTGTCTGGGAAGAAAG GTGTGAAGGGAGATCAAGGGATGATGGGAATTCCTGGTAGGTCTGGTTTCCAAGGAGACCGAGGTCCTTCCGGCCCAAAAGGAAATACTGGACTCACAG GTTATCCAGGAGCCCCAGGTAACCAGGGCCCAGCCCCACTACCCCCCAGGATGCCAGGAGAGAGGGGTGCTCCAGGTCCTCAGGgcatccaaggaccagagggtgTACGAGGGGAGACCGGCCCGAAAGGACCCCCTGGAGATCCAG gcTACTTCGGACCCCAGGGGCAGAAGGGGATGCCAGGGCTGGGTGGCAGACCAGGTACCCCTGGGTACCGTGGGAATGTTGGAGGGAGGGGCCATCTTGGTCTGCAGGGCGTGGAAG GTCACCGTGGTAACCCAGGTACTACAGGGTTGCCTGGCATGCCGGGCCGCAGTGTGAGCGTGGGATACCTGCTGGTGAAGCACAGCCAATCAGAGCAGACCCCCATGTGCCCCGTGGGCATGTCGAAGCTGTGGGACGGCTACAGTCTGCTGTACTTCGAGGGCCAGGAGAAAGCCCACAACCAGGACCTAG GTCTGGCGGGCTCCTGCCTCCCTCGTTTCAACACCATGCCCTTCCTGTACTGCAACCCTGGAGACGTCTGCTACTACGCCAGCCGCAACGACAAATCCTATTGGCTGTCCACCACCGCGCCCCTTCCCATGATGCCCGTGGAGGAAGGTGAGATCAAACCCTACATCAGCCGCTGCTCTGTGTGCGAAGCTCCGTCCGTCGCCATCGCCGTGCACAGCCAGGATATCACCATCCCACAATGCCCTGCTGGCTGGCGCAGCTTGTGGATTGGCTACTCCTTCCTCATG cACACGGCAGCAGGTGACGAGGGTGGTGGTCAGTCTCTGTCGTCCCCTGGTTCCTGTCTGGAGGACTTCCGTACCACGCCCTTCATTGAGTGTAACGGGGCCAAGGGCACCTGCCACTACTTTGCCAACAAACACAGCTTCTGGCTCACCTCCATCGAAGAGTCCTTCCATGCCGAGCCTGCCTCAGAGACCCTGAAAGCAGGCCAACTCCTCTCACGCATCAGCCGTTGTCAGGTCTGCATGAAGAACCTGTGA